Proteins co-encoded in one Vibrio aquimaris genomic window:
- the pncB gene encoding nicotinate phosphoribosyltransferase, whose protein sequence is MSASLFNDTIIQSALDLDVYKINMMFAARKYYPNTQVRYEFIVRSKEDLSDLKTQVNREINQLANYQFGEQEIGYLKNQATYLDEDFFHYLGEFRFKPMQQTAVSVVNGQLRVSISGIWHETILYETLVMSIISEVRNKARWGCIPEQQFTQTLEKKIAVLRAELDKRQITNFQFSEMGSRRRFSSKVQYELIRYLSQHAPDLMSGTSNYHLAKQFGIKPIGTVAHEWFMAHQQFGNPALSQQVALDTWHQAFNGTLGIALTDTIGIDAFLKDFTYERAAAYAGVRHDSGSPFDWGDKILAHYQSLGIDPKSKTLIFTDGLNFEKALEICQYFGDKAKISFGIGTFLANDMGDWSNDSNSYQPLSMVIKMTECNGSSVAKISDEPEKAMCEDPIFLTDLKQRFGLPNTLDKAS, encoded by the coding sequence ATGAGCGCTTCACTGTTTAACGATACGATTATCCAAAGTGCATTAGATCTTGACGTATATAAAATCAATATGATGTTTGCGGCTCGTAAGTACTACCCTAATACTCAAGTTCGTTATGAGTTCATCGTTCGTTCCAAAGAAGATCTGTCTGACCTAAAAACTCAAGTAAATCGAGAAATCAATCAACTAGCCAACTACCAATTTGGTGAGCAAGAAATTGGTTACCTTAAGAATCAAGCTACTTATCTCGATGAGGACTTTTTTCACTATCTAGGCGAATTTAGATTCAAGCCCATGCAGCAAACGGCAGTAAGTGTCGTTAATGGGCAGCTGCGTGTCTCAATAAGTGGTATTTGGCACGAAACGATTCTCTACGAAACCCTTGTTATGAGTATTATTTCAGAGGTGCGCAACAAGGCGCGTTGGGGCTGCATTCCAGAGCAACAATTTACACAAACTCTAGAAAAGAAAATTGCTGTCCTAAGAGCTGAATTAGACAAAAGGCAAATCACCAATTTTCAGTTTTCCGAGATGGGAAGCCGTCGTCGGTTCAGCTCTAAAGTGCAATATGAGCTTATCCGTTACCTAAGCCAACATGCTCCAGACTTGATGTCTGGTACCAGTAATTATCACCTCGCCAAACAATTTGGCATAAAACCAATAGGGACAGTCGCTCACGAGTGGTTTATGGCCCATCAACAGTTTGGTAATCCCGCGCTTTCGCAACAAGTTGCCTTAGACACATGGCACCAAGCGTTTAATGGCACTCTTGGAATCGCCTTAACCGATACCATAGGCATTGATGCGTTCTTAAAAGACTTCACCTATGAGAGAGCAGCAGCCTATGCGGGAGTTCGCCATGATTCTGGCAGCCCATTTGATTGGGGCGATAAAATTCTAGCTCACTACCAATCGCTCGGTATCGACCCAAAATCCAAGACTTTGATATTTACTGACGGGTTGAACTTCGAAAAAGCGTTGGAAATCTGCCAATACTTTGGTGACAAAGCGAAAATCAGCTTCGGAATCGGTACATTTCTCGCCAATGATATGGGCGATTGGTCTAATGATAGCAATAGCTATCAACCTCTGTCTATGGTAATAAAAATGACAGAGTGCAATGGTTCTTCAGTTGCAAAAATTAGCGATGAGCCAGAAAAAGCCATGTGTGAAGACCCGATTTTCCTCACTGACTTAAAACAGCGTTTTGGACTACCAAACACACTCGATAAAGCAAGTTAA
- a CDS encoding NUDIX domain-containing protein, producing MIVTIDMICLRLGEHGLETLLIKRANPERPQPGLWAIPGGFVFEQDMSQNGGQNADQDFEAARKRICRQKIHTYPNYISEPMVDGNPKRDPDGWSVTIAHYALVNRANIEQIDNCGLGQEHLKWFSLNTILDNQMELAFDHAELIQLAWKKLRAAVEYTSVALFTLDKEFLVSDIIAAYAKFGVEVNRMTVKRRLIDTGVIVSANKMASTNRGKGGKPAQVYSLAENTVTYFQTCLR from the coding sequence ATGATTGTCACAATCGACATGATATGCCTCAGACTTGGTGAGCATGGACTGGAAACCTTGTTGATTAAAAGAGCCAATCCAGAGCGTCCACAGCCAGGCCTTTGGGCTATTCCCGGTGGGTTTGTTTTTGAGCAAGATATGTCTCAAAATGGCGGGCAAAACGCTGATCAAGATTTCGAGGCAGCGCGCAAACGCATTTGTCGCCAAAAGATTCACACATATCCAAATTACATTAGCGAACCTATGGTTGACGGTAATCCTAAGCGTGATCCAGATGGTTGGAGTGTCACCATTGCCCATTACGCGCTTGTTAATCGAGCCAATATTGAACAAATAGATAATTGTGGTTTGGGGCAAGAACACCTCAAGTGGTTTTCTTTAAATACCATCTTAGATAATCAAATGGAACTGGCTTTTGATCATGCGGAGTTAATTCAATTAGCGTGGAAAAAGCTTAGAGCAGCAGTGGAGTATACCTCGGTTGCTTTGTTTACTTTGGATAAAGAATTCTTAGTTTCAGACATCATAGCGGCTTACGCAAAGTTTGGTGTTGAAGTAAACAGAATGACAGTCAAACGACGCCTTATCGATACCGGTGTTATTGTCAGTGCAAATAAAATGGCCTCGACCAATCGAGGAAAAGGTGGAAAACCTGCTCAGGTATATAGTTTGGCTGAAAATACGGTAACGTATTTTCAAACTTGCCTGCGTTAG
- a CDS encoding winged helix-turn-helix domain-containing protein — protein MKNLHLGNGIYFNSLSGKLTKEGVVIKALGLKETNLLTLLCGKQNEIISHEEIYQKIWPNVIVSETSLTKLISLLRKSISPLGLPIEVKTYPKEGYGIVCDNGFEIQEVNVEDSEGNEELGQKILHGSLQMTSGNKRSGISTQLSAFKKWLVIYSAAFASMLLLLEIFVLELLL, from the coding sequence TTGAAGAATTTACATTTAGGTAATGGCATTTATTTTAATAGTTTAAGTGGGAAACTCACTAAAGAAGGGGTGGTAATTAAGGCTCTAGGACTGAAGGAAACTAATCTGTTGACATTGCTCTGCGGTAAACAAAACGAAATCATAAGCCATGAGGAGATCTATCAGAAAATTTGGCCCAATGTGATTGTATCGGAAACATCCCTGACAAAACTTATCTCTCTTCTTAGAAAATCTATTTCTCCTTTGGGGCTTCCAATTGAGGTTAAAACTTACCCTAAGGAGGGCTATGGAATAGTTTGTGATAACGGGTTCGAAATTCAAGAAGTTAATGTTGAAGACTCAGAGGGAAACGAAGAACTCGGTCAGAAAATACTACATGGTAGCTTACAAATGACAAGTGGTAACAAAAGATCAGGTATAAGCACTCAACTTAGCGCTTTCAAAAAGTGGCTTGTTATATATAGTGCAGCATTTGCATCGATGCTATTGCTCCTTGAGATCTTTGTACTGGAATTGTTACTGTAA
- a CDS encoding alanine/glycine:cation symporter family protein has product MNNLQSLLTTIDNFVWGPPLLILLVGTGVYFTFRLGLLQFRYLPKALTMLFSKHDSSKQGDVSSFAALCTALSATIGTGNIVGVATAIKLGGPGALFWMWLAALFGMATKYAECLLAVKYRKVDANGQMIGGPMYYLQDGVGSKLLATLFAIFALLVACFGIGTFPQVNAILDASEISFGVPRSFATITLTLLVAFVTLGGIKSIAKVAGKVVPAMAIFYVLACVGVIIVNADQLIPAIQLVLVSAFSSSAATGGFLGASIMLAIQSGIARGVFSNESGLGSAPMAAAAAKTDSCVKQGLISMTGTFFDTIIICTMTGLALILTGAWQSDFSGAAMTTHAFAVGLDAATLGPVLVSTGLIFFAFTTILGWNYYGERCVVFLLGTKAVLPYKIVFVALVASGAFLHLDMIWILADIVNGLMAIPNLIGLLALRNVVTEETKLYFSQFNQATTSKAIT; this is encoded by the coding sequence ATGAACAATCTTCAATCTTTACTTACCACAATAGACAACTTTGTCTGGGGCCCTCCACTATTGATACTGCTGGTCGGTACTGGTGTCTATTTCACGTTTCGTTTAGGACTACTTCAGTTTAGATACCTGCCAAAAGCATTAACCATGCTGTTTAGTAAACACGACTCTAGCAAGCAAGGAGATGTATCTAGTTTCGCCGCTTTATGTACCGCTCTTTCTGCCACTATTGGTACAGGTAATATCGTTGGTGTCGCCACCGCCATTAAGCTAGGTGGTCCTGGTGCTTTATTTTGGATGTGGCTAGCGGCTCTTTTTGGTATGGCCACCAAATACGCAGAGTGTCTCCTTGCGGTTAAATATAGAAAAGTGGACGCTAATGGCCAAATGATCGGCGGGCCTATGTATTACCTTCAAGATGGCGTGGGCTCTAAACTTCTTGCAACCTTGTTTGCTATTTTTGCCCTACTCGTTGCCTGCTTTGGTATCGGAACGTTTCCTCAGGTCAACGCGATTCTCGATGCAAGCGAAATATCTTTCGGTGTGCCACGTTCATTCGCCACGATTACGCTGACTCTTTTGGTCGCTTTCGTCACCTTAGGTGGCATTAAATCAATCGCTAAAGTGGCAGGTAAAGTCGTCCCTGCAATGGCAATATTTTACGTATTAGCATGTGTTGGCGTCATCATAGTTAATGCCGATCAGTTGATCCCTGCCATCCAACTGGTGCTTGTTTCCGCCTTTAGCTCTAGCGCTGCAACAGGAGGTTTTTTAGGGGCAAGCATCATGCTTGCGATTCAATCAGGCATTGCAAGAGGCGTTTTCTCCAATGAATCTGGTCTTGGTAGCGCTCCTATGGCTGCCGCAGCAGCTAAAACAGATTCTTGCGTGAAACAAGGTCTAATTTCAATGACAGGGACCTTCTTTGACACCATCATAATATGCACCATGACTGGGCTGGCTCTAATTCTGACTGGAGCGTGGCAAAGTGACTTCTCAGGCGCAGCAATGACGACTCATGCATTTGCTGTTGGACTTGATGCAGCAACACTCGGTCCTGTGCTTGTTTCCACTGGCCTTATATTTTTTGCCTTCACAACGATTCTAGGTTGGAACTATTACGGTGAGCGCTGCGTGGTATTTTTATTAGGAACGAAAGCTGTTTTACCTTACAAAATAGTATTTGTTGCTCTAGTCGCATCCGGTGCATTTTTACACCTCGACATGATTTGGATACTTGCCGACATTGTTAACGGACTGATGGCCATCCCCAATCTCATTGGATTACTTGCCCTGCGCAATGTCGTTACCGAAGAGACCAAACTTTACTTTAGCCAGTTCAACCAAGCCACAACAAGCAAAGCAATCACTTAA
- a CDS encoding LysE family translocator — MIANIEAFLISITILTLTPGLDTALVIRNASRGGAKDGIAASLGICIGLFVHATLSAVGISAILAQSAQLFSMVKMIGAVYLIWLGLSTLKDIYKGKSDAISWLGIQNQSSIKRSVREGFLSNVLNPKTAVFYLAFLPQFINPEGSAIAQTMTMASIHFVIAMIWQSGLAVSLSCAKNMIGNMNFMRRMEATTGVVLVGLGIKLMSED; from the coding sequence ATGATCGCTAATATCGAAGCCTTTTTAATTTCCATTACTATTTTGACCTTAACCCCAGGCTTAGACACCGCATTAGTGATAAGAAACGCCTCCCGTGGAGGAGCGAAAGATGGGATAGCTGCCAGTCTTGGCATCTGCATTGGTCTGTTTGTGCATGCGACCTTATCCGCTGTGGGCATCTCGGCAATTTTAGCTCAGTCAGCGCAGTTGTTTAGTATGGTCAAAATGATAGGCGCTGTTTACCTTATTTGGCTGGGGCTAAGTACACTTAAGGATATCTACAAAGGAAAATCTGATGCCATCAGTTGGTTAGGAATTCAAAACCAAAGCAGTATAAAACGCTCGGTTAGAGAAGGCTTTTTATCGAATGTGCTTAATCCCAAAACGGCTGTGTTCTACTTGGCTTTTTTACCTCAGTTTATAAACCCTGAGGGTTCGGCAATCGCCCAAACAATGACCATGGCAAGCATTCACTTTGTTATCGCCATGATTTGGCAAAGCGGTTTAGCTGTGTCGTTAAGTTGCGCCAAAAACATGATCGGTAACATGAACTTCATGCGTAGGATGGAGGCAACGACGGGCGTTGTTTTGGTAGGGTTAGGTATCAAGTTAATGAGCGAAGACTGA
- a CDS encoding isochorismatase family protein, protein MFLQTVKVEKSKTASIDVDPQKGFSELCPNELPVAGALEIVGELIENHSKADFCLVSRDMHPSGVAWEAEKPENMLEPVGLPEVDIKWNPHCIVGTLGAELLPGLPQIRDYDFQINKGMDPDAHPYGAFYHDQADVLSTGGIEYLRANKVETVIVGGLALDFCVKKSIEQLLDAGFKVILNLASTRAVFPENVDQLIQEFFEKGVCLVEGAAGIDSE, encoded by the coding sequence ATGTTTTTACAAACGGTGAAAGTAGAAAAAAGTAAAACCGCGTCAATTGATGTTGATCCTCAAAAAGGTTTTAGTGAGCTATGTCCAAATGAGCTTCCTGTTGCTGGTGCTCTTGAGATAGTGGGCGAGTTAATCGAAAACCACAGCAAGGCTGATTTTTGTTTAGTGTCGAGAGATATGCACCCATCAGGTGTTGCTTGGGAAGCGGAAAAACCAGAAAACATGCTTGAGCCAGTCGGCCTTCCGGAGGTTGATATTAAATGGAATCCGCATTGCATCGTGGGGACGCTAGGAGCAGAACTACTTCCCGGTTTGCCACAGATTCGAGATTATGATTTCCAGATAAATAAGGGCATGGACCCTGACGCCCATCCCTATGGGGCTTTTTATCATGATCAAGCGGACGTTTTGTCGACTGGTGGAATTGAGTATTTGCGAGCTAACAAAGTTGAAACCGTTATCGTGGGCGGTTTAGCGTTAGACTTTTGTGTAAAAAAATCGATAGAACAATTGTTAGACGCAGGCTTTAAGGTGATTTTAAACTTAGCCTCGACACGGGCAGTATTCCCTGAAAATGTAGACCAATTAATTCAAGAATTTTTTGAGAAGGGAGTATGTTTGGTCGAAGGAGCGGCTGGCATAGACAGCGAATAA
- a CDS encoding carboxypeptidase M32 has translation MSAFEKLKQHSKKISHFNHLAAICGWDQAAVMPSGGNQARSEAMAELSVHIHSLHTLPQLEEWFNQAENEPLESADKATLRELKREWQQANVLPESLVQAKSLAGSKCEHAWRTQRKDNDWAGFEKNWAEVVQLSQEEAQIRAEANGTTPYDAMLDIYEPGTNSASLDTLFSDVKSWLPDLINQAIEKQSSDQYLVPEGEFSSTKQKALGLEVMKMLQFDFNHGRLDESMHPFCGGIPTDVRITTRYDENEFAQSLMGIIHETGHARYEQGLPKSLSGLPSGEARSMGIHESQSLFFEMQIGRSNRFIAHLANYAAKHFDGHNPELFSQENFYKLYTRVKKDFIRVDADELTYPAHVILRYEIERDLINGKIKHTDVPELWNDKMQTYLGLSTEGNYRNGCMQDIHWTDGAFGYFPSYTLGAMYAAQFMASMQKSVDVDAAIQSGDLTSIFSWLSDNIWSKGSLLTTDELVKQATGETLNAAHFQNHLKSRYL, from the coding sequence ATGAGCGCATTTGAAAAACTAAAGCAGCATTCAAAAAAGATTTCTCATTTCAATCACCTTGCGGCTATCTGCGGCTGGGACCAAGCGGCGGTTATGCCAAGCGGCGGCAACCAAGCTCGCTCCGAAGCCATGGCTGAATTATCTGTCCATATCCATAGTCTGCACACACTACCTCAATTAGAAGAATGGTTTAACCAAGCAGAAAATGAACCTCTTGAGTCAGCAGATAAAGCAACATTACGAGAGCTAAAACGCGAATGGCAACAAGCCAACGTATTACCAGAGTCCTTAGTCCAAGCCAAGTCACTAGCCGGCTCTAAGTGTGAGCATGCATGGCGAACTCAGCGCAAAGACAATGACTGGGCTGGGTTTGAAAAAAACTGGGCAGAAGTGGTGCAACTTTCTCAAGAAGAAGCGCAGATCCGAGCAGAAGCAAATGGCACAACACCTTATGACGCTATGTTGGATATCTATGAACCAGGCACCAACTCTGCCTCTCTTGATACGCTTTTCTCCGATGTAAAAAGTTGGTTACCTGATCTTATCAACCAAGCGATCGAAAAACAGTCCAGTGACCAATACCTAGTGCCTGAGGGCGAATTTTCATCAACGAAACAAAAAGCGTTAGGTTTGGAAGTCATGAAGATGCTGCAATTTGACTTCAACCACGGACGTTTGGACGAGAGCATGCACCCTTTTTGTGGTGGCATACCAACCGATGTTCGTATTACCACTCGCTATGATGAGAATGAGTTCGCTCAGTCATTAATGGGGATTATTCATGAAACTGGCCATGCTCGCTACGAGCAAGGATTACCCAAATCACTATCAGGTCTTCCTTCTGGTGAAGCCCGTTCTATGGGTATTCATGAATCTCAATCATTATTTTTTGAAATGCAAATAGGTCGAAGTAACCGCTTTATCGCCCATTTAGCAAACTATGCCGCAAAACATTTTGATGGGCATAATCCTGAGCTTTTCTCACAAGAGAACTTTTACAAGCTCTATACTCGCGTGAAAAAGGATTTTATTCGCGTAGACGCCGATGAACTCACCTACCCTGCTCATGTGATACTGCGTTATGAGATTGAGCGTGACCTAATTAATGGAAAAATTAAGCACACAGACGTTCCTGAGTTGTGGAATGATAAAATGCAAACCTATCTCGGCCTTTCGACCGAAGGTAACTATCGCAATGGCTGTATGCAAGATATCCATTGGACAGACGGAGCATTTGGTTACTTTCCAAGCTACACATTAGGCGCTATGTATGCGGCTCAATTTATGGCGTCAATGCAAAAGAGTGTCGATGTGGATGCAGCCATTCAATCGGGTGATCTCACGTCTATCTTTAGCTGGCTGTCTGATAACATTTGGAGCAAGGGAAGCTTGTTGACAACAGACGAGTTAGTCAAACAAGCAACAGGCGAAACCCTGAATGCGGCGCATTTCCAAAACCATTTAAAAAGTCGTTATCTCTGA